In uncultured Fusobacterium sp., a genomic segment contains:
- the lgt gene encoding prolipoprotein diacylglyceryl transferase: protein MNPVIFSIGSFELRYYGLMYAIAFFVGIEIAKYMAKERNFNPSIIENYAFVAMLSGLLGGRLYYVLFNLDYYLSNPSEILATWHGGMAIHGGIIGGIVGTFIYGKIKKLNPLTLGDFAAAPLILGQAIGRFGNFMNGEIHGVPTFTPWNVIFSVKPQFYQWYSEYLKMPLLEKISYKELVPWGLVFPTSSPAGSEFPNIPVHPAMLYELVLNFIGFLFIWLVLRKRPNKAPGYLWWSYIIIYSLIRIFVSFFRAEDLMIFNLRAPHLVSILLIIFSFTMIKLGEIKAHK, encoded by the coding sequence ATGAACCCAGTTATTTTTTCCATTGGTAGTTTTGAACTACGATATTATGGATTGATGTATGCTATTGCATTTTTTGTTGGAATTGAAATAGCAAAATATATGGCAAAAGAAAGAAATTTTAATCCCTCTATAATTGAAAACTATGCTTTTGTTGCTATGCTTTCTGGTTTGTTAGGAGGTCGTCTATACTATGTATTATTTAATTTAGATTACTATCTATCAAATCCTAGTGAAATTTTAGCTACATGGCATGGAGGAATGGCTATTCATGGCGGTATTATTGGTGGTATTGTTGGAACTTTTATATATGGAAAAATTAAAAAATTAAATCCTTTAACTTTGGGAGATTTTGCTGCTGCCCCCTTAATATTGGGACAAGCAATTGGAAGATTTGGTAATTTTATGAATGGAGAGATTCATGGAGTTCCTACTTTTACTCCTTGGAATGTTATTTTTAGTGTTAAACCTCAATTCTATCAATGGTATTCAGAATATTTAAAAATGCCTCTTTTAGAGAAAATTAGTTATAAAGAATTAGTTCCTTGGGGATTGGTATTTCCTACCTCTTCTCCTGCTGGAAGTGAGTTTCCAAATATTCCAGTTCATCCAGCTATGTTATATGAACTTGTACTAAATTTTATTGGCTTTTTATTTATCTGGCTTGTTTTAAGAAAACGTCCTAATAAAGCTCCTGGATATTTATGGTGGAGTTATATAATTATTTATAGCCTTATTAGAATTTTTGTAAGTTTCTTTAGAGCAGAAGACCTTATGATCTTCAATTTAAGAGCTCCTCATCTAGTTAGTATACTTCTTATTATCTTTTCATTTACAATGATTAAATTAGGGGAAATAAAAGCCCACAAATAG
- the fabK gene encoding enoyl-[acyl-carrier-protein] reductase FabK gives MINNEICKLLGIKYPIIQGAMAWIANGNLAGHVSKEGGLGIIAGGGMPVDILRQEIRKAKEITSNPFGVNLMLMMPDVEKQIDVCIEEKVQVVTTGAGNPGPYMEKLKAAGIKVLPVVASVALAKRMERIGADAVIAEGMEGGGHIGSITTMALVPQVVASVKIPVIAAGGIAGGKQFLAALSLGASGIQVGTRFLTANECTIHENYKNAILKAKDRSTVSTGNYTGHPVRVIENKFAKLILEMEKQGAPKEEIEQLGTGKLRLAVVDGDVDNGSVMAGQVAAMVNEKADVKDILESFMRELEEEKNSLIARMNSWQ, from the coding sequence AGCTATGGCGTGGATAGCTAATGGAAATCTAGCTGGACATGTTTCTAAAGAGGGAGGACTTGGAATTATAGCTGGTGGAGGAATGCCAGTTGATATTTTAAGACAAGAGATAAGAAAAGCTAAAGAGATAACTTCTAACCCTTTTGGTGTTAATCTTATGTTAATGATGCCTGATGTAGAAAAACAAATAGATGTTTGTATAGAGGAAAAAGTTCAAGTAGTAACTACAGGAGCAGGAAACCCTGGACCATATATGGAAAAGCTTAAAGCAGCAGGAATAAAAGTTCTACCAGTTGTGGCTTCAGTAGCATTAGCAAAAAGAATGGAAAGAATAGGAGCAGATGCTGTAATAGCTGAAGGAATGGAAGGTGGAGGACACATAGGAAGTATAACAACTATGGCTCTTGTACCTCAAGTTGTAGCAAGTGTAAAAATTCCTGTAATTGCAGCTGGAGGAATAGCTGGGGGAAAACAATTCTTAGCAGCTCTATCATTAGGGGCAAGTGGAATTCAAGTAGGAACTAGATTCTTAACTGCTAATGAATGTACTATCCATGAAAATTATAAGAATGCTATTTTAAAAGCTAAAGATAGATCAACTGTATCAACAGGAAATTATACTGGTCATCCTGTAAGAGTTATTGAAAATAAATTTGCAAAACTAATTTTAGAAATGGAAAAACAAGGAGCTCCAAAAGAGGAGATAGAACAATTAGGAACTGGAAAATTAAGATTAGCTGTAGTTGATGGAGATGTTGACAATGGAAGTGTAATGGCAGGACAAGTAGCAGCTATGGTTAATGAAAAAGCAGATGTAAAAGATATATTAGAAAGTTTTATGAGAGAACTTGAAGAGGAAAAAAATTCACTTATAGCAAGAATGAATAGTTGGCAATAA